CGCCACCTTCTCAGGAAAGAGCCTGACAATGTGGCGTTTGCCAAATGTACGGGACAGCAGGTAACAGTTGGTGGAACCCACTGTAGTCAAAGTGCAGGCAATGAGGAGTCCATGCCACGGCCCAAACAACGCCCCTGCAAGCATATTCTAGACATGGCAAAAAAGAATGACAGTTGTTTTATTAGGTCAACAGCTATATATAGTCATATACTGTATAGAAATAacagtttgtatatatattaagcatCCCTTGTGAAAGAgaagtacattttatataattttacaccAAAAAGTGGTAACCTGCAATTGTTACCTTCAGTTTAACCCATAAACATAGGTTTGCTGGTAATGGGCATGACGCCTTTCGTTGGTATGAATTAATGTATAGGGttcagaaaataatatttttgacttgaataaaatcatttttaggttaccttttttttttcaatataaaaagaATACTTAATATACTTAAGTttgaactgaatgtaatgtttgcAAGCAATTAATTGcctgtaaaatgtattatagtttgaACTTATATGAAATGCAGTTAGCTGaactttaaattgtttttgacccacttaagtaAAACTCAAgtccatttttgtatgtaatttcaTAACTACTTCTATTCTCTTTAAAATATGGTTAAACTGTAGTGCTGagtgtactgacaagcatttatgttaaactataatatacttaaatgtcatattGACAGTTGTGTGATATATATTCAAAGATGTAATATTTGATACAGCTGCAATTTGAATTTAGTACATTTACTTCAATACATTACGTGTATTTCAGTATGTTAGACTgcacatcaaaataaatgtacttcaaagaaagacaaaagattgtttaaatggtttaaattgtactttgaattttttatttgacattgcTATAAAGTGCACATTTTAAACAGTCAAGAAAGTGTACTCTCTTTACACTTTGtgacattgtattttattaatacactATAAGTGCAGattcaatacaattaagcacacttctttttcataCATGGTATGTGGGATTATGTTCAGGAAAGAAAACATGATGGAATTTAGAGAAACTGCTGATAAACTTTTATCTAATAAGGTGTTTCAAGCAGGTCTACTAGTAGTGTTACAGTGTAGAACTCTGTTACCAACCAAAAACGACGAGCCTGGAATGGCGAAGGACTGCTTGTAGAGGTAGGCACTGCAAAATAGGATGAACACATAGCCAGTGTGTTCTGTCTTATAGAACTTCAGCAGCTCAGCTAGTTCCCTCAACTCATCCAGATCAGATGGGAACTTCAACCTGGAGATATATAAGAATATAAGACATAGTGGGATCAGTAAAACAATGCCAGTGAACGTTTCTGTTGTCATTTCAAACTGATCTGTCTTTATCCTGTCAACCCAACTGCTTACCCTTAAGGCCAATTCATACCGCACAGACAAACgcaaacaaacatgtgtgttgGGTTTTGTTGGATCAGTGTGTTACCCCTATCGGTCTCTGTtgcttatttttcataaaattctACATCCAACAGCCAACTTGTTTGCTGGAGTTTGTCTGTGTGGTGTAAATTGGCCTTTACAGAACTAAAAAGATTGATGTAAAGGAGGAAGAGGGGTTTAATCAGTGGATTGAATGGATACTGTGGGCTTTAGCTATATGAACTGAGCGTAATGATCTAAAAAAGCTCACTGTTGCCCTCTGGTGAGACTCTGTAAAAAGTGGTGACCTTGCAACTGTAGCTTTGTTATTtctacatgatttaacacatacAAAGTAGTTGTGGTGGTATAAGCTAATTTAAATTGATTGAGTggtattaaataacatttttggctTTTAAACAGTCAATTTAGATGTTACcacactaccagccaaaagtttttgaacagtacgatttttaatgtttttttaaagaagtctcttctgctcactaagcctacatttatttgatccaaagatcaacaaaaatgtttgaaattttaaaatattttttaccatttaaaataactgttttctatttgaatatattttaaaatgtaatttattcctgtgatttaaaagctgaattttagcatcattactccaatcacatgatccttcagaaatcattctaatattctgacttgctgctaaaaaaaaacaaacaaaaaaaaaaacacttttattaacattattattggtatgattatgttgaaaacagctgattagaatttttttttcaggtttctatgatgaatagaatgttcagaagaacagcatctgaaatggaaatcttttgtaacattataaatgtctttatcatcacttttgatcaatttaaagcattcttgctaaataaacattaatttctacaataaataaataaataaataaaattacactgaCTGCAAGCTTTTggatggtatagtgtataatgttacaaaagttttttatttcagatcaatgctgatctttgaatctattaatcaaagaatcctgaaaaaatgtactgaactgttttaaatattgatattgataataataataataatgtttcttgaacagcaaatcagcatattagaatgattctgaaggatcatgtgacactgaagactggagaaatgatgctgaaattattcagctttgatcacaaaaataaatacaattttaaaatatattcaactagaaagcagttattttaaatagtaaaaatatttatattttactgctcttgctatattttggatcaaataaatgcaggcttggtgagcagaagagacttatttaaaaataaataaataaataaattttcctgttcaaaaacttttgactggtagagtatTTTTAGGTTACCACTTTTTTCAGTGATTCAAGTGTCTAATTTCTGAGTGGGCAATAAAATGCTCTCTGAAATCAGACAAAGTTCATACATAGAGTTATCTCTTTGCAGAGTCCAGTTGAgacttttttaagaaataaagggCAAATCTCATATGCCTCTTTCACTGTCTTAAAACCAGtgagtcatcatttactcagctcATGATTGCTCTATACCcctataacttgttttattcttttgaaaaatgctgagAACCAAATAATGGGGTTTTAGGACAAAGTGGTGTAcatgattcattttttaatgagcTCTTAGCTATGTTTATCTTATTGTTTCAATGTTCCTTACATATTAAATGGATGTGGTACAgaagcacaaaaataaacaactgtaaataaataaatatagtactACTAATACATACTGTAAAAAGTACTGACTTACAATTGTTACCTGACTCGATTTAAACCAGAaaaattagttttgtttgtataaattaatgtatttaggGTCAGagatattacataatatttttgactTGAACAAAACCATTTTAGTTTACCATTTTTTCAGTGCACAATAGGCTTGAATTCAAGACTTGAAAATAGTCGAAGTCCCCTGATCAAGACACTAGCCTGTCAGCAAGATGAGACAGAAAGACTGAAATCTGCCCTCAGCATAAGTGAACGGATGAAATATGATACAGCAACTGGACGGAAATAGCCTCTCAGCTGTGCAAATGcacatgtgtgtgtggtttGGCTGTACTTGATGGCCAgattgtttaaaatgtcttcAAACACACTTAACATGATCATCAATAAATACGTAGATGTACCATAGACAGCAGATGAATCACATCTTGTGCAGTCGTGAGTAATCTAAGCTCCTTACTGGCGTCCAGGGGGTAATTTGGGCACGCAATGGGATGGTATTCCCCACCCATGTGCCAAAGCAGAGGTTTTGATTTCACATACGTACCCAGTGTGATGAATATAAACATGTGATATGCTCCATGCTGAGTGCACACTAAGTATGTTCTCACAAGTAACAGTATGAGAGCCTTCGGTGAAGGAGACCGAACCAGACAGTAAACAAATCTTAATAAGCATTAATAAGCAAAACTCTCCTTTTAAAAATCCTGACAGGTTCAATTGTCCTGGAAACAGATCATTTTTATGGCTACACACGGTAAAACATGATACATGCACATATGTTAACACAAAATTTCCCTTCTCTTATAACCATGGGAATTCCCACTCAAAGATTCACACAGCTATAAGTACACAGGGCACAGCTGTCTCTGCCATCACTGCTGAACAACATGTGAAAAACTTCCTCAGCAGATTTTCTGTAAGGGTACAAGGTACAGAAGAGTGAGCTAATCAAGAAATGAACCAAGACATACAGGACAGGTCATAAGACACTATAGAAAGGTCAGATCTTTGGACGGAATGTGATGATGGTGGACATACAGCAGATCTGTTACCCAATTTGAAACTGCAGTGTCCTTTCCACTGTTTTTGTTATTCTAAATATCTGGATGACTTCAGAAAGTGACATACTGTAAGCGCACAGGGCTTTTGAGACCACTCTTCTctccttttatttattcatgcgaTGCATTTTAACTTGCCATGTCAGACATACATGTCTCATATAAACCCTCTAGATATCTCTTTCTTTCCCTCCTCCTCTATATTGCACATCTCAGCAAATTCAAAGGGTTTCAAGACACTCCAGAAGGCAGTTGTCTTTTCTTATAACTGTCACCTCATGTCCTCTGCCAGGCTCCAATTCTGAGACATGACCGCTAATGTTGATTTGCATTCAGAGCAGACAAGGTAATAATTAGtagagttttaatatttttttataatttgtataattatatgaaaaagaaatatgataGGCTCCAGTGTCCCCTGGATTCAAAGGACAAGCAGTTTGGTATCACTTTTTTAACAGTGATATATTCATGCATTCTTTAAAAGTGATTGTAATACGTGGAAGATGTCAGAGCTTATTAAGGCTTTGTTTATTGTCTAGTTGGTTTTCTACACTAAGTCTACACTATCTGCATTCTACACTGGGTCTCAGactttttaattcattcattgcTTATAGTCGCACACAAACAAAGCAGACAATATCTGAGAACCAGATGCATAGTAAGAACTCAGGATCAGTTCCTTTAGGTCCCTGCCAAGGAGACATGAGAGGACAGATGAGATGCTATAGAAGAAAAAGTGGTTTGATGTGGGTTGCTCTAGACATTTCCCACACCAGGCCCAGAGCTGCACACACTGTATGAAGTAACGCTGATGAGGACAGAGCACAGAGCAAACAGGAGCTGAATGTTCCGTAATATATGCCACCTTCAGAGAATAACTGCCAAAGCTTCGCTCTTTTTAAAGTACaaatccatctctctctcatcctcactaattttatttcttattctcCCATTATTCTTTTTTAGAACTGATATGAGGgcgtatatataataataaataaaccaatacTGACTGAGTCAAACAGACATACAGGCAAATAAGGAAGAATGTGAAATTAATAGAGATAGAGAGAACTAATAAAAGAGAGAATGAAGGAGTTGTTCCACAGGTGAAAAGGAGCGCTGTTCCAAACTGAATGTACTGTAGATGCTTCCCTTAGAAACAGTGTGAACTTACTGCTACACTGTAGCTATTTGTTCATGAGTTTAATATGTATATGATAATTATGCATAATGCAATATATTATTAGTGGAAAATAACTCAAAGCAGTCTACAGTTGAGTTAAAACACAAATGCATGAAAAGGGCCATCTTGCTCCACTACTAGAGTAAAATTCCCCTATACCTGGGGCAAAAAGCCCCCAGGATAAGCATGTAatgtaaaacacataaaattttCTATGTAAATGTATGCTTTTTCACAGTTTAGTTGAATAATTGAATACATGGCAGAAAGCTACTGAATCCCAATCAAACAGATACATTTACAAGGTTAACTTATATAAATAACTTACATAGgcctatatttttaatgaagaaatGGCATAGTAGCAACAGACTATGAATTCAGATTGTACTATGGTTATGGCTAATAAGATGTTTGTAatgttaataacatttattaaactgtattaataatattaacatatatattaataatatataataaaaatatataatgacattaaaaaaaaaaaaaattatggggctgcttactgcaaaataaaaaacaatgagcGAATGGTTTTGTGATTCACAAGATTAtgatttgttcatattttgagTGGGACGCTTTCATTGAATCTTTGACTTAGTAATACCTTTCAGTGACAGGTGTAGGTTGAACCAGTTCAACCTTTGAAAAGATCCGATTAATAATAGCGATTCATTAACGAATCGGAAGTAGCCTAGCCCACGGAACATCAGTATACTTTCGccttgaaatttaattttaattgaattgaattgtattgaattgaattgagttATGTGTAAATATGTTTACCTGAAGTCATTTtccattttatcatttgttttgtcAATAAGCAGATGTAAGattgttaaaataacatactCAGATGTTTCATTTACCTGTAGGTAAATTGTgtgttattaaaacataaatttaatagaAGCGTTAATAACCGGGTTAATTGAATAGAATTCATTCAGCTACAAACAAAAGCAGACGTACAAATTGCTCACAAAACAAACTGCCGAAGATAACATGCAGTAAAATAATATTCTACCTGAGTTCTTCTTCCTCTGGCTCATCGGCTGTGTGTTCAGCATCGTGAACGCGGACGGCACGGGGACCCGGCGGCAGGAAGGCAGACACAAGCAGATACAAGTAAAAAGTTGCCGAGGCCACCAAGGCAATTAAACCCCAGATTGAGCGCATAGTCCCGGGCTAGATCTGTCTAAAAACGACACTGTTGCACTTGCTGCTACACCTGTTAAATAGCAGATCCGGTCAGTGGGCAGTTTATACATGTTACGTCTCCAGCCCATGGAAGTACGTGGACCTACTGTATTGCAACAATGTTAGTCAGTGAAGCCCCTCATGAGGGAGGACCTATCTGTCACATGAGACCCCCAAAAATACGAGCACATGGTGTGGGGACACTGGGAACAGTTTGTGtaactttaaaaatgataacTTTACATCAGTTAGATTAGAACcccttttatatatatatatatataaaagtattctAGGCTATTTTTAGAGGCTATCAATGTTGTCAGTGTAGCATTTTCAGAGCTGCAGAGTAATTACTCTCTGTCtagatatctatctatctgtctgtctgtctgtctgtctgtctatctacctaTATATCTATCTAATTCAAACGTTACACATTGTGGTTTATTGTTACTTGTGAGCAGGATGGTATGATGCaaagaatactgttttttttattattttaaagaagtgaaagaaaaaagtgCTGCTGAAATAAGTGAGTCATCATGACAATGTATTACAATGaattacagaaaatataacAGAATTTACACACCACAGTTAATATGTACACTGATGCACTTAAGAAGGTATAATATGAAGTATCAAAGTCAAATGGGCAAAACAGCTACTTTATTCTACAATCTGATCATGCAAAGagaattattttctttatattaaaatacaacataTTAGGAATAAGtagtattattaatgtaattattaatataaagtgataaaatataaattacataaatgttaataattaaagaGAATGTctaataataaaagaattttaaaaagtggAATGAGCACTGCAAACAAGAAACATAATTAGGTAAATCCTATAAATTGTTGGCAAAGAATATCCATTTCAAATATTATGTGGAAAGAGAAGGAAATGTTGAACAAATTTTGACTGTGTGGAGACAATTTTATTcaaatcaagtaaaaaaaaaaaaaaaaattaattgagaAAAGGGATCTTATACTTACCATTACAAGGTCTTTCGCTGAGTACTGCTGGCTGAAAACATGTATGCCAGTCTTTAgttcttcttattttttaaaagtgttactCTCTGAGGCAACAACCTTATGTCTTTAGTGGAGTTTGTTTTATCTTGTTACCACATGATGGCAGAGTTGCCTTcataataaaaagttcaaacagTTGTCAACACCCAAGCAGCTTACCCAAACTGTTGTTCAGAAATGAAGGTTTGAATCTGAAAAGTGATCTTCGTAAGACAGGAGCTGCATCCAATAACTGCATACTGTCTAGTAGTTACTATATGTGGTTTGAAACTTTGCTACCATTACAAAAAGTATGTTCTATGTGTACTATTGATTTGAAATTTGAACGTTATATGGATTCATGTTGTCTTGGGTCGCTTCACTTTCTTTCACTAATCCTCTCCTCTGATCTCATGGGGTAGTAATTTGTCCATCAGATATGCATTTCAGAATCTCGCTGGAAATACCAGGTCATCCGGGTACTCTTTTGGCTATTGTTTTATGAATACTATGGATATACTAATCTCTTCACATACTGTTGTTCACctactatataatatatactgtaattaAGCATATTTTGACACAACAATGCTGTGATTGCAGAGGTTTTACGGTTTGGGTTTAAACTGCAGTTAGGGCTCGAATCTAATAATCTGATTTGTTTGACAGCAATATGTTGATTCAGGAAAAGGCACTGGCATCAGTTAgtcaagaaaaaataaaaagaaagtgagagacatttacatatttaattaatgttcCCCTTGAGAAAGTTGTTTCATCATCAAAGATTAAAATAACCTTCCCAGCATACTGCAGAGGCAGATCCATTGATAAAATTCTGCTGTGTGTAGACTGCTGTGTATTTTCTCCACGGAAATGCCATGCTTGACTGGGAATTATAGATTGATAACAGGCATATTTGTCTCCACATTTACACGATTGGTTGAGGATCAGTTGAACCCGTTCATTGATGGGTAGGTTGAGTGCACGTggtggacacacacacacacacacagtatatataaCTGTGCAGGATGCAGAGTAGATTTATTGATTTCTCTTGTGGAGTCTGTGGAGTCACAATTTTGTCACTGATACTAATCAGGGATACACAAGAAAAACTGAGACTGTGTGCTTAATATTAAAATCTTTAACTTTAAGGAATCACTTAGAAGAAGGATTTATGCAGAAGAAAGAATTATTCAACAACTTTTCTAGGAAAGAGAGTTATAATGTTATAGCTTGTCCATCATCAGTGTTATGTCACTGCGAGTCTGTGCGAGCATGATGTAAGATAAGTGTGTGATGCCTTTTGGTGCAAATAAAAGATAGAGAGAGGAAGGTGAACGGATTTAGATGCAATTGAATTGCACTTTCAGCTCATTTTGACTTTTACAGGGCACAGCTTTTAAAGGACATACTATAACCAGGAGGCTGTCAGACAGACACAGAGGGAATGCTGATAGTGACagggaagaaaaaagaaagagaaatactttttgtgttaataaaccatttcattttaaagaatttgttcatccaaaaatataaatgatgtgtttatttactcactgtcatgttgttccaacATTATTTCTTATGTGGGTTAAATTTTGAATATGTTTCTTTTGATCACTTTGAAAAGTGACATTATTGcctttttagagctgctttacagcaagTTTGCATCATCAATTCTGTTACTTTCCTGttaattgtgaaatgttttaaaacaatctgtattataaaaataatggttCCTTCTTGAATGAATGCAGCAAGGACAACAACGTAAAGGTATAGTTTACCCCACAATGAAAATCCCAATAGGTCTAACTCAGTCTGAcctaatgacatcattatcacatggcacagctgattggttctctccGGTATCAGTAGCCAATAAGCTTACTCCttaacattcaaatatatgactagtGCTGGCTGTAGCAGTTTTGCTgcatgcttcagaaaccctccaccttccccagctccacctgtatagatctgctacgaggTGATTCGTGTGTGCTATAGGGGttattcatatatgttatatgtgcagcagcaatatttcttacatgctcacagcaggatgttgtggatgtattggcagtagcaagtcttgGTACTTGCTCTGCCGAagcagcagcagcgtagcagatttattctgccaagaccaaatacatttacgttgtcatgtacattaccatgccaatccctccgagagttgtcatgacaaaaatatgttaaagaTGAGGTCTAATACTATTTCATGCATTTTGACTTATTTACACTAAAGTGTTGGATGGCCAAAGTTTCATAAAATGAGTTGGACATATGACAGAGTATTTCTGTGACAAATACACTCCTTTAgggtttgtttttgattttttgagtATGGCACTGTATGATGTCATGAAGGGTGGAATTCCTTGTACTGTATGGGCACTTCTCTAGGAAGAGCGCAAGCACACATTAACCAGAGCAAGCGCAAAAACACGCCCATCAATGTGCTTTATTAAGGTTACGAAAGTCGTCCGCAGCACTGCGCAGCAGTTGCTCAAGAAggatttgtcattttgtttttagatcATGGAATCAACAGTGTCAACAAAGAAGTGTGTTTTTGGTACCCTTGTTCAGCTTTCCAAAGTTTGCTTCTCCAAGGCAGCAGCAGAGTTGTgcaagtgtgtttgtttgttcccGGAATTTTGGTGACGaatgttttataaacaaattcaaaaaaattaaatcaataaagcTTTTGGTCCTCTTTTATTTATATCGATGTCACAGCTTGCAGACAATCGCTGCACAAGCTTTCCTTGTGACTCTTTAGCTCCACCCATGTCCCACTTCCAGGAGCTCTACTGTTTTCGGAGAGAAGTGGTACAGCTGTATCTGTCTTTTATAAATCTGATCAAACTAAACACTCTTCGTAGATATAAAGGTAGCCTACTACTCTATAGGTACTCAAGATTCGTCTTGTCTAgttctgtgtgaactctgtgtattctggttcatgacagggtatgggtcaaaaaactcccatcttatttttttctctaacttcaaaattgtcctacatctctgttttaccgtttttgtaaagggtgtttgatcttctttgcgtgttcacattgtaaacactgggtcaatacttctgcagcgatgtagggcgattttgaagttggaggagaaaatgagatgggagtttttcaacataccctaactgtattgaaccggattacacagagttcacacagagcgttttgctagataagaccctt
This genomic window from Labeo rohita strain BAU-BD-2019 chromosome 1, IGBB_LRoh.1.0, whole genome shotgun sequence contains:
- the tmem41ab gene encoding transmembrane protein 41A-B, with the protein product MRSIWGLIALVASATFYLYLLVSAFLPPGPRAVRVHDAEHTADEPEEEELRLKFPSDLDELRELAELLKFYKTEHTGYVFILFCSAYLYKQSFAIPGSSFLNMLAGALFGPWHGLLIACTLTTVGSTNCYLLSRTFGKRHIVRLFPEKVAMLQRKVEENRSSLFFFLLFLRFFPMTPNWFLNVTSPILNIPIPIFFFSILIGLIPYNFICVRTGAILSEIHSLDDIFSWGTILQLLLIACVALLPGALIRRYSQAHLKLDGLEPNGHQMVLNDRKTR